A segment of the Desulfitobacterium dehalogenans ATCC 51507 genome:
AGAATACGGGGTGAAAGGACAACATCGACCCCTACTTTTTCCATGAGGGAAATATAATCCGGACGGCCGACTCGGACAAACGTCCTCGGGGCACCCAAATGTTTAGCCAGTAAAGCAATCAGCAGATTGAGCTTATCATCATCTGTCAGACACATTACTGCGTCCGCTTCTCCCACTCCTTCTTCAGTTAATAGGTCAATATCTGTTCCTTCTCCACATAAAACCAATCCTTCATCCAGAGACTCCGCCAGTTCCTGACAACGCTCCATATCCTTATCTATGACCTTAACGGATATGTCGGCTTTCTCCAGTATCATAGCTAAATGCCGACCGATTCTACCTGCTCCGATAATCAAGACTCGTTCAACTTTAGATTTTCTGACAGTAAAGTGATCTTCAATCTTCTTAATTGAAGATAATTCCCCTAAAAAGAAGGCACAATCATTGGGTAAAAGCATATCTGAACCATGAGGTATAAGCATACGGTCATTTCTTAAAATACCCGCTACCAAGGTATTGGAGGGTAAAGTTAAATCATTTAACGTCGTGTTGATCAACCTCGAGTCAGAGGGGATTTTCACTTCAATCATCCTTACCCTATCCCCTGCAAAATCTTCTACATCTAAGGCTGAAGGGGTTAGAAGAATGCGTTTAATTTCAAGGGCAGTGACCATCTCGGGATTGATGGTTACGTCAATCCCTAAAGATTCATTGAACCGGATTTTATCCCTTTCAGCATATTCCTGATTTCTGACTCTGGCGATAGTTCGTTTAATCCCCACTCGCTTGGCCGCCATACAGGCAATCATATTAACCTCATCCATATCGGTTACAGCAATCATAAGATCAGCTTTGCGGACTTCAGGATCCAATAGCAATCTCGGGCTGGCACCGTTTCCGGAAATTGTCATCACATCTAAAGTATTTTGAACAATGGCTCTTCGTTCTTCATTCTCTTCAATGACAATAACCTCATGATCCTCTTGGGTTAAATACTGAGCCAAGCTGTAGCCAACTTTGCCGGCTCCGACGATTACCACACGCACTGATAATACCTCCATCACAAACCATATCTATTTCTTAGATTTTCTCTTCATATCATCATAGTACAAGGCTAAACTTCTATCAAGTTAAACCTCAAGTTAATTAGGAAAATTACCAAGGAGTGAATGTTTCCTTTCAATAGGTCATAAATATAATTGCAAAAAACTTCATTTTGGGGGAAGTATGCTAAAGAAAATAAAAAAAACTACTTGGTCTACTCTTCTGGTTTCCGGATCTACTGCAATTTTCGCTATCATATCCTTGATTAGCGTTTTTATCACTATCAATACATGGCAGACCCAAAGAGAATCAGCCCGACCTTACTTTGCCTTCAAGGAATCCCCAAGCATTCAACTGACCCACGAAATCAGTTTTGAATTTAAATTTATTAACGTGGGTACCCATCCCGCAACGGAACTTGCCAGCAAGACCTTGGTTTTTCATGAAAGCTTACAAGAACAGCCGATTTTAATCGACACTTATAGTGTGGTTAATGATATTCCCAGAGATACCGTAACTAGTCTTCTCTTGCATTTGGATCCTATTCAATTGGACCCTGCTATTCCCGAGCTACCTCCCCATTACATCGTCATTAATTTGGACTATAGTGATCCCATACTTAAGGAAGTTTATAATCAAATCCTCTTCATTAAATGGCCTGGAGTGAACCACGGACGTGTCCAGCCCCTGATTCATATGGAAGCAAGTGAAAAAATGAGAGTTATTCAATACATTCAGAATAGGGATCTTCTTTCTCTTCATTAGCCAAAAGACTGATATTTAATCCAGGATCCTTTAATGCTTGATTTTTACCCCGCATTTGGATTAAGATGTTCATCATGCAGGTATAATTCTTGTGAAGGGATCCTATTTTTTATGGAGCAAATCACTACAATAAAATTAAAAATTCACCAATTCATTTATATTCTTCTTCCTATTCTGATTTCACAGGTCGCTCTGTTCTCCATGTCTTTTTTTGACACGGTGATGTCGGGACAAGCCAGCTCCGTCGATCTTGCGGGGGTTGCCATCGGTGCCAGTCTATGGGCACCCGTCAGCACCGGATTGGGTGGGATATTAATTGCTATAACGCCCATCGTCGGACATTTATTAGGAGCCAAGAGAAAGAACGATGTTCCTTTCAATGTCCTACAAGGAATCTATCTTGCACTGGCCATCGCTTTTCTCGTAATTCTTGCGGGAAGCATGAGTTTGGAAGGGCTGCTCTCTCTCATGAACCTGGAGCCCCAAGTGCGT
Coding sequences within it:
- the trkA gene encoding Trk system potassium transporter TrkA; amino-acid sequence: MRVVIVGAGKVGYSLAQYLTQEDHEVIVIEENEERRAIVQNTLDVMTISGNGASPRLLLDPEVRKADLMIAVTDMDEVNMIACMAAKRVGIKRTIARVRNQEYAERDKIRFNESLGIDVTINPEMVTALEIKRILLTPSALDVEDFAGDRVRMIEVKIPSDSRLINTTLNDLTLPSNTLVAGILRNDRMLIPHGSDMLLPNDCAFFLGELSSIKKIEDHFTVRKSKVERVLIIGAGRIGRHLAMILEKADISVKVIDKDMERCQELAESLDEGLVLCGEGTDIDLLTEEGVGEADAVMCLTDDDKLNLLIALLAKHLGAPRTFVRVGRPDYISLMEKVGVDVVLSPRILTAGVIIRHVRRSDVVSVTLLEGAKAEAMEIIIPPSSPVTNKKLKDAKLPVNSLIGSIVRNEEIIIPNGDTMLKPGDRVVIFALADTVPTVVRLFENKVESK